The Streptomyces sp. NBC_01463 DNA window CAGCGTCCCCCAGAGCACGTCCTGCAACTGCTCGGCGAGCACACTGATGCCGAGCAGGACGAGCGCCGCGACCACGCCGACGGCCAGGGAGGGCAGCAGGAGCAGCAGGAGCCGGCGCGCGGGGGCCGGTCCGGCGGAGACGGTCGAATCGGTGGCCATCGGCTCACCATAGCCATGCAAAAGACCTATAACCGGTCAAATGGTGCAGTGCTCGCGGCATTTCGGACTTGCACCTCACGTCACGTCAGGGCCGAGGCTCGGACACGTACCCACACAGGGAAGGAGCGGGGCGCCATGGAGCACTCCGTGGGACAGGTCGCCGGATACGCCGGAGTCACGGTGCGCACCCTGCACCACTACGACGGCATCGGGCTGCTCTCGCCCGGCGGGCGCAGCCACGCGGGCCACCGGCGTTACAGCGACGCCGACCTCGACCGGCTGCAGCAGATCCTGTTCTACCGGGAGCTCGGCTTCCCGCTCGACGAGATCGCGGCGCTGCTCGACGACCCGGACGCGGACCCGCAGGAGCACCTGCGCCGCCGGCACGAGCTGCTGTCGCACCGGATCGCCGAACTGCAGCGCATGGCCACCGCCGTCGAGACAGCCATGGAGGCACGGAAGATGGGCATCAACCTCACGCCCGAGGAGAAGTTCGAGGTCTTCGGGGACAAGGACCCGGAGCGCTACGCGGACGAGGCGGAGCGCCGCTGGGGCGGCACCGGCACCTACGCCGAGTCGCAGCGCAGGACCGCCCGCTACACCAAGGAGGACTGGCAGCGGATGCACGCCGAGGTCGCCTCCTGGGGCGAGCGCTACGACGCCCTCATGGCGGAGGGTGAGCCGGCCGGCGGCGTACGGGCGATGGACCTCGCCGAGGAGCACCGGCTCCACATCACGACCTGGTTCTACGAGTGCACGACCGAGATCCACCGGGGGCTCGGCGAGATGTACGTCGCCGATCCGCAGTTCAAGGCGTTCTACGAGTCGATGCGGCCGGGCCTGGCCGAGCACCTGCGCGACGCGATCGACGCGAACGCGGAGCGGCGGGGTGAGAGGCCCTAGGTGCCACGGCGGGCGTGGCGCCGGGCAGGCGGGACTTTCAGAACACGCCCCAGCTGTCCCGGCGGTCGTGGGGGCGGGCCGTCCCGCCCCCACGACGGCGCGCTCAGCTCCGGCTGATCACCGCCGCGGTTCCGTACGCACAGACCTCCGTGCCCACGTCGGCCGCCTCGGTCACGTCGAACCGCATCATCAGCACCGCGTTGGCGCCGCGCGCCTTCGCCTGCTCGACCAGCCGTTCCATGGCCTGGTTGCGGGTCTCGACGAGCGTCTTGGTCAGTCCCTTCAGCTCGCCGCCGATCATGGACTTCAGCCCGGCGCCGATCTGGCTGCCGAGGTGGCGGGAGCGCACGGTCAGGCCGAACACCTCACCGATGACCTGGGTCACCTGATAGCCGGGTACGTCATTGGTGGTGACGACCAGCACATCCGACTGTGCCGCCTGGCCGCCGCCGTAATCATCAATGCCCATGGGATGGCACCTCCTGAGCACGATTTTTGTCCCGGTTCACCCGGTGTGCATCTCCACAGGGGCCGCTGGAACCGGGAGGGGGTCCGCGGCGTTGATAGCTTTGGGCGGCCACGCAGCCGCGCCATCGACCACATCCTGGAGCCCGGACCCTTGAATACGCTTGCGCTCGGACCCAGCTGGCTGGACCCGGACCATCTGATCGGGCAGTTCGGGCTGATCGGCGTGCTGGTCATCGTCTTCGCCGAGTCCGGGCTGCTGATCGGGTTCTTCCTGCCCGGCGACTCGCTCCTGTTCACCACGGGTCTGCTGGTGACGACGGGCAAGCTGGACACCCCGCTGTGGCTGGTCTGCGTCCTGGTCGCCCTGGCGGCGATCATCGGCGACCAGGTGGGCTACCTCTTCGGCCGCAAGGTCGGCCCCTCGCTCTTCAACCGGCCGGACTCCCGCCTCTTCAAGCAGGAGAACGTCGAGAAGGCCCACGAGTTCTTCGAGAAGTACGGGCCGAAGTCGCTGATCCTGGCCCGCTTCGTGCCCATCGTGCGGACGTTCACGCCGATCATCGCCGGTGTCAGCCGGATGAACTACCGCTCGTTCATCACGTTCAACATCATCGGCGGGGTCCTCTGGGGCGTCGGAGTGACGCTGCTGGGCGCGGGCCTCGGCCAGATCGAGTTCGTGCACAAGAACATCGAGGCGATGCTGGTCCTGATCGTGCTGATCTCGGTCGTGCCGATCGGCATCGAGTTCCTGCGCGCCCGCGGCAAGGCGAAGAAGGAAGCGGCGGCGGGCGAGCGCGAGGACCAGGACCCGCCCGCCGGTGGCGGCTCGGCGGCGGGCCGCCGCGGCGGCCGCCACGCCAAGCGCTGACCCCGGCGCCCGCAAGGGGCGCGGGGCCTCGCGTCAGAAGCCGCGCGTCCGCTTGGCCGCGCGGCGGTTCGCGCCGCCGACCGCGCCCGGCACCCGCATGAACAGCCGGGAGATCTCGCTTCCCAGGTTCACCCCGATCGCGATGGCCAGCGCCGTCGCCACCGCGGTCGACAGCGAGGCGAGCCCCCGGTCCAGCTCGTTCTGCGCGACACCCAGCAGACCGAAGTACGTGGCCGAGCCGGGCAGCAGCGGACCGATCGCGGCCGTGATGAACGGCAGCGACGAGGTGTAGCGGTAGCGCGAGAACAACTGCCCGAACAGCCCGACGAGCCCAGCCGCCGCGGCGGTGGCCGCGACCGCGGAGAGGTTGCCCGTCCGGGCCATCGCCCCGTAGATGACCCAGGCCACGCCGCCGTTGAGGGTCACCGCCAGCACCGTGGACCGTTCCTGCTGGAGCAGGATCGCGAAGGCCAGGGTCAGCACCATCGACGCCAGGATCTGCACCACCGGCCGGTCGTGGGAGATGAGCCGCGCCTCCGGGTCCAGCTCGGCACCCAGCTGTAGCCCCCCGTAGAGGGCCAGCAGCACCCCGGCGACGATCGCGATGAAGAAGTACATGACCTCCAGCAGCCGGGCGGAGGCGGTGATGTAGTAGCCGGTCAGGCCGTCCTGCACACCCGCGACCAGGGCCCGCCCCGGCAGCAGCGCGAACAGCCCACCGGTGATCACCGCCGACGGCCGTACGTCCGACCAGTGGGTGAGGGTCAGCGCCACACCCATCGCGGCGGGCGGCATCGCCGCCACCACGAACTGGTAGAACTCCGGCAGCCCGCGCCCGGCACACAGCCAGGCCAGCCGGTCGCCGAGCATCGCGCCGAGCGCCGCGATCAGGAACACCAGCGGACCACCGCCGACCAGCACCGACGCGGCGCCCGCCAGCCCGCCCGCGGCCAGTGTGAGCACCCAGCCCGGGTACGGGTGACGGTTCCTGCGGATCTCCGCGAGACGCCGGTAGGCCTCCTCCAGGGAGACCTCGCCCTCCACGGTGGTGATGTCGTCGATGAGCCGGAAGACGGCCGCCAGCCGGGTGTAGTCGGTGCCCCGGCGGCGTACCGTACGGCTCGCCGTCACCGGGTCCTCCACCAGCGACGGCTGGTGCGAGATGGACAGCAGCGTGAAGGTGACGGTCGGCTCGCAGCGGTCGAGCCCGTAGCTGCGGGTCACGGCGAACATCGCCGCCTCGACGTCCTCGGCGCCCTCGCCGCCGGCGAGCAGCAGCTCCCCGATACGCAGCGTCAGGTCGAGCACGCGCGGCACCGCCGGGCCCGCGTCGTCGTGCTTCTGCACCGGCTCCGGCGCCGGGCGGTCGGCGACCGGCATCCGCAGCATCGTGCGCATCCGGTCCTGCCAGGGGGCTTCCTTGGTCAGCCGGATCATCGGAATGCCGTGCGCGGGGGTGAAGGCGGGCGGCGAGTTCCGGGCGTCGTAGGTGCTCGGCAGGGCGAAGGCGGAGCCGCCCGAGTCGGCTCCGGCCGCGGAAGCGGAACCTGTGCCCGAGCCCGAACCCGTGCCCGGACTCTGCGGCTCGGGGGTCAGACCCGACGGAAGGGCGAACTCCGACGTCGGGTGGTCGTCTTCGGACGCCGGTGCCGGCCTGCCCACCCCCGCGGGCTGGGAGAAGGCGCTGCGCGCCTCGTCGGACTGGGGCTTCTGGTCATCGGGACCGCCCGGTTCCGCCACCACTCGACCTCGTTCCTCGTCGGCTGCGCGTCCTCGGATGCGCTCCTGCCCAGTATGGCCACGTGCATGGGCGCGCATGCGAACGGGCGGCACACCCGTGAAGGTGTGCCGCCCGCAGCGTGCTCAGAACCGTAAGCGGAACCTCAGTGGGCGCCGCCCTGCGCCTCCAGGCGCTTGTACGAGTTCTCGATCTCGGCCTCGGCCTCGACGCGGCCGACCCAGTCGGCGCCCTCGACGGACTTGCCGGGCTCCAGGTCCTTGTAGACCTCGAAGAAGTGCTGGATCTCCAGGCGGTCGAACTCCGACACGTGGTGGATGTCGCGCAGGTGCTCCACCCGGGGGTCGGAGGCCGGCACGCACAGCAGCTTGTCGTCGCCGCCGGCCTCGTCGGTCATCCGGAACATGCCGATCGCGCGGCACTTGATGAGGCAGCCGGGGAACGTCGGCTCCTCCAGGATGACCAGCGCGTCCAGCGGGTCGCCGTCCTCGCCGAGGGTGTTCTCGACGAAGCCGTAGTCCGCCGGGTAGCTGGTCGAGGTGAAGAGTCGACGGTCCAGGCGGATCCGGCCGGTCTCGTGATCCACCTCGTACTTGTTCCGCGAACCCTTCGGGATCTCGATAACGACGTCGAACTCCACGGGTGGCTCCTCCATGATCAACACATACGACTGATGGTTAAGTGTCCCCCACGGAGATGCGTGCTCGCGAAAGGGGCTGGTCAACGGTGGCCGAGCCGGTGAAAAGACCGTCGATCAACCCGTTCGCCAAGCTGAGCAAGGCAGCCCTGGCGGACCATCTCGACCTGCGGAACGGGCTGAGCAACTGGCAGTTCACGGCCGTTTCCGCCGTCCTGGGCCTGGCGCTCGCAGCCGGCGCCGTCCTCGCCGCCGGTCCCTGGGACTCGGGTCAGCGTAAGGCCGAGCAGGACTGGGCGGCCGCCCGGACCCCCACAGGTGGCACACATCACGACCCGGACGCGCCCGCGGGTCCGGCCCCCGCACCGAGCGCCCCGGCGGTGCTCGCCGCCCTCGGCGCCGCACCCGGCAAGCCGGCGGCGGACGCCGTGGACGCCCCGGACGGAGCAGCGGCCGCGCTCCGCTCCGTGCTGGCGCCGCTGCTGAAGGACCCCGCGCTCGGCACCCGGCGCAGCGCCGTCGTCATCGACACCGCGACCGGCCGGCGGCTGTACGGGGTGGGAGCCGACACCCCGATGACCCCCGCCTCCACGGTCAAGATCGCCACCACGGTCGCCGCCCTCACCGCGCTCGGCCCCGCCCACCGCATCCCCACGGCAGTCCGGGCCTCCGCGGACCTGCGCACCGTGACCCTGGTCGGCGGCGGCGACCCCACCCTCGACCGGGCCGCCCTGCGCACCCTGGCCGCCGACACCGCCCGCGCCCTGAAGGACGGCGGGGTCCGTTCGGTGCGGCTGCGGTACGACACCTCCGGCTACTCCGGGCCCGCGCTCCACCCGATCGGCCCCAACGAGAACATCGCTCCCGTGAGCGCCCTGATGATCGACGAGGGACGGCTCGACGACACCTCCAGCGGGCCCGCGCCACGCAGCGGCGACCCGGCCCGTGACGCCGCCGACGCCTTCGGCGAACTGCTGGACGAGGCCGGGATCACCACCACCGACGGCCCGGAGGCGGGCCGGGCGGCGGCCAAGTCCAGGCCGGTCGCCAAGCACCTCTCCGCCCCGCTGTCCGCCCTGGTCGAGCGGGCGCTGACCAACAGCGACAACGACATCGCCGAGGCGCTGGCCCGCCAGACCGCGCTGGCCACGGGCGAGGCGGCCGACTTCAAGGGCGGCCGACGGGCCGTCACCGCACAGCTGAAGAAGCTCGGACTGCCCCTGAAGGGCGTGAACATCGCCGACGGCAGCGGGCTCGACCGCCGGGACAAGGTCACCGCCGCCCTGCTCGCCGGTCTCCTGGCCCGCGCCGCCGACCGGGACCACACCGAACTGCGCCCCGTCCTCACCGGCCTTCCGGTGGCCGGCTTCAGCGGCACGCTCAGCGGCCGCTACACGACGAAGGCCGGCGGCACCGGCCTGATCCGCGCCAAGACCGGCACTCTCACCGGCGTCAACACGCTCTCCGGCACGGTCGTCGACCCGCACGGCCGGCTGCTCGCGTTCGCCTTCCTCGCCTCTGGCACCACCGCCCCGGCCGAGGCCCAGTCGGCCCTCGACGCGCTCGCCACCGCCCTGGCCGCCGGGAGACAATGAGGTCCCAACACCTCACCGCGCTCCGGGCCGAGCACGTACGGTTGACGCATGACGAGCATCGGTGGTGCCGGGA harbors:
- a CDS encoding YbjQ family protein; the protein is MGIDDYGGGQAAQSDVLVVTTNDVPGYQVTQVIGEVFGLTVRSRHLGSQIGAGLKSMIGGELKGLTKTLVETRNQAMERLVEQAKARGANAVLMMRFDVTEAADVGTEVCAYGTAAVISRS
- a CDS encoding inorganic diphosphatase, whose product is MEFDVVIEIPKGSRNKYEVDHETGRIRLDRRLFTSTSYPADYGFVENTLGEDGDPLDALVILEEPTFPGCLIKCRAIGMFRMTDEAGGDDKLLCVPASDPRVEHLRDIHHVSEFDRLEIQHFFEVYKDLEPGKSVEGADWVGRVEAEAEIENSYKRLEAQGGAH
- a CDS encoding MerR family transcriptional regulator, which produces MEHSVGQVAGYAGVTVRTLHHYDGIGLLSPGGRSHAGHRRYSDADLDRLQQILFYRELGFPLDEIAALLDDPDADPQEHLRRRHELLSHRIAELQRMATAVETAMEARKMGINLTPEEKFEVFGDKDPERYADEAERRWGGTGTYAESQRRTARYTKEDWQRMHAEVASWGERYDALMAEGEPAGGVRAMDLAEEHRLHITTWFYECTTEIHRGLGEMYVADPQFKAFYESMRPGLAEHLRDAIDANAERRGERP
- a CDS encoding threonine/serine exporter family protein — encoded protein: MVAEPGGPDDQKPQSDEARSAFSQPAGVGRPAPASEDDHPTSEFALPSGLTPEPQSPGTGSGSGTGSASAAGADSGGSAFALPSTYDARNSPPAFTPAHGIPMIRLTKEAPWQDRMRTMLRMPVADRPAPEPVQKHDDAGPAVPRVLDLTLRIGELLLAGGEGAEDVEAAMFAVTRSYGLDRCEPTVTFTLLSISHQPSLVEDPVTASRTVRRRGTDYTRLAAVFRLIDDITTVEGEVSLEEAYRRLAEIRRNRHPYPGWVLTLAAGGLAGAASVLVGGGPLVFLIAALGAMLGDRLAWLCAGRGLPEFYQFVVAAMPPAAMGVALTLTHWSDVRPSAVITGGLFALLPGRALVAGVQDGLTGYYITASARLLEVMYFFIAIVAGVLLALYGGLQLGAELDPEARLISHDRPVVQILASMVLTLAFAILLQQERSTVLAVTLNGGVAWVIYGAMARTGNLSAVAATAAAAGLVGLFGQLFSRYRYTSSLPFITAAIGPLLPGSATYFGLLGVAQNELDRGLASLSTAVATALAIAIGVNLGSEISRLFMRVPGAVGGANRRAAKRTRGF
- a CDS encoding VTT domain-containing protein → MNTLALGPSWLDPDHLIGQFGLIGVLVIVFAESGLLIGFFLPGDSLLFTTGLLVTTGKLDTPLWLVCVLVALAAIIGDQVGYLFGRKVGPSLFNRPDSRLFKQENVEKAHEFFEKYGPKSLILARFVPIVRTFTPIIAGVSRMNYRSFITFNIIGGVLWGVGVTLLGAGLGQIEFVHKNIEAMLVLIVLISVVPIGIEFLRARGKAKKEAAAGEREDQDPPAGGGSAAGRRGGRHAKR
- the dacB gene encoding D-alanyl-D-alanine carboxypeptidase/D-alanyl-D-alanine-endopeptidase: MAEPVKRPSINPFAKLSKAALADHLDLRNGLSNWQFTAVSAVLGLALAAGAVLAAGPWDSGQRKAEQDWAAARTPTGGTHHDPDAPAGPAPAPSAPAVLAALGAAPGKPAADAVDAPDGAAAALRSVLAPLLKDPALGTRRSAVVIDTATGRRLYGVGADTPMTPASTVKIATTVAALTALGPAHRIPTAVRASADLRTVTLVGGGDPTLDRAALRTLAADTARALKDGGVRSVRLRYDTSGYSGPALHPIGPNENIAPVSALMIDEGRLDDTSSGPAPRSGDPARDAADAFGELLDEAGITTTDGPEAGRAAAKSRPVAKHLSAPLSALVERALTNSDNDIAEALARQTALATGEAADFKGGRRAVTAQLKKLGLPLKGVNIADGSGLDRRDKVTAALLAGLLARAADRDHTELRPVLTGLPVAGFSGTLSGRYTTKAGGTGLIRAKTGTLTGVNTLSGTVVDPHGRLLAFAFLASGTTAPAEAQSALDALATALAAGRQ